From a single Nicotiana tomentosiformis chromosome 2, ASM39032v3, whole genome shotgun sequence genomic region:
- the LOC104104741 gene encoding pollen-specific leucine-rich repeat extensin-like protein 1 isoform X1, which yields MNTSQYMDKQIMDLSNSQNNNSDFIDLVNPQVDHHISGDPKKEDIVPSYEFHPIRPIGSSSPKSNVDSSNVGAAARAWNSADSKNNTESSIRNYGSLDSTEAAKVIVEKDLSSVYSSLLSEIDHTVKKYADNLLHAMEGVSARLSQLETRSRQIDNSVDELKLSVGNNHGVTDGKLRQLENILRQVQDGVQVIRDKQEIMDVQLQLMKSQAPKVEQEAETHNATHKDSPQPTASAPLQSHQQFPPVALTQPPSTVPPPNAPPPPPQQNPPYQVQLQNQFPQNPIPSHPQSEAYYLPAGQAPENLSQQYQLPAPQQHQTPPPPPHQQYQSAPPPIYSQPPPPAQPQPPHSSVNPSQPQPLVGHHHEETSFVPSQNYPPPSIRQPPHPSSGAPPSQQLYAAPPNMFEPPPSRPGPGYSGVYPPSSVHGEPYPYSSSPGQYGSGSSMKPPQVNLPAMGQSGGSGYQQLPTARILPQALPTASAVSSGSSSPGTGIRVPIDDVVDKVTNMGFSRDQVRETVRRLTESGQAVDLNTVLDKLMNDGDVQPPRGWFGR from the exons ATGAATACATCGCAGTACATGGATAAACAGATCATGGATCTATCCAATTCACAGAACAACAATAGTGACTTCATCGATCTCGTTAACCCTCAAGTGGACCATCACATTAGCGGCGATCCAAAGAAAGAAGATATTGTTCCCAGTTACGAATTTCATCCAATTCGCCCAATTGGATCGTCATCGCCCAAGTCTAACGTTGATTCTAGTAATGTTGGGGCTGCAGCTAGGGCTTGGAATTCTGCTGATTCTAAAAACAATACTGAGAGTAGCATCAGA AATTATGGTTCTCTTGATTCGACTGAAGCTGCCAAAGTTATTGTGGAGAAAGATTTGAGCAGTGTTTATTCATCTTTGTTATCGGAAATTGATCACACAGTTAAGAAGTATGCCGATAATCTTCTGCATGCAATGGAGGGAGTTAGTGCTCGGCTATCACAATTAGAAACTAGAAGTCGCCAGATTGATAACTCTGTTGATGAACTTAAGTTGTCTGTTGGTAACAACCATGGAGTCACTGATGGAAAATTGAGACAGTTGGAAAATATACTTAGACAG GTGCAAGATGGTGTTCAGGTGATAAGAGATAAACAGGAAATAATGGATGTTCAGCTGCAGCTCATGAAATCGCAAGCTCCAAAGGTTGAGCAGGAAGCAGAAACCCACAATGCTACACATAAGGATTCACCCCAACCTACAGCATCTGCTCCTCTTCAATCCCACCAGCAATTTCCTCCTGTTGCTCTTACACAACCACCTTCTACCGTACCTCCTCCAAATGCTCCTCCGCCCCCTCCTCAACAGAATCCGCCATACCAAGTTCAACTTCAGAACCAGTTTCCTCAGAATCCAATTCCCTCCCATCCTCAGTCAGAAGCTTATTATCTCCCAGCTGGTCAAGCACCGGAAAACTTAAGTCAGCAGTACCAACTGCCTGCACCACAGCAGCATCAGACTCCTCCACCACCTCCACATCAACAATATCAGTCTGCCCCTCCGCCAATATACTCTCAGCCACCTCCACCTGCTCAACCACAACCCCCTCATTCCTCTGTCAATCCCTCGCAACCTCAACCTCTAGTAGGCCATCATCATGAAGAGACATCTTTTGTACCATCCCAGAATTATCCACCACCAAGCATCCGCCAACCTCCTCATCCATCAAGTGGGGCCCCTCCATCCCAGCAGTTATATGCAGCTCCCCCTAATATGTTTGAGCCCCCACCTAGCAGACCTGGTCCCGGATATTCTGGTGTATATCCACCATCCTCTGTGCATGGAGAACCTTATCCTTATAGCAGTTCCCCAGGTCAGTATGGCAGTGGCTCCTCAATGAAACCACCACAAGTTAACTTACCTGCAATGGGCCAGAGTGGTGGAAGTGGCTATCAGCAGCTCCCCACTGCAAGGATATTACCTCAAGCACTACCTACGGCTTCTGCTGTTAGTAGTGGGTCTAGTTCTCCCGGTACTGGTATTAGGGTTCCTATTGATGATGTTGTTGACAAAGTGACGAACATGGGATTTTCAAGAGACCAAGTAAGGGAAACAGTGCGGAGGTTGACTGAGAGTGGACAGGCTGTCGATTTGAATACGGTGTTGGACAAGTTGATGAATGATGGAGACGTCCAGCCACCACGAGGCTGGTTTGGTCGGTAG
- the LOC104104741 gene encoding pollen-specific leucine-rich repeat extensin-like protein 1 isoform X2 has product MDKQIMDLSNSQNNNSDFIDLVNPQVDHHISGDPKKEDIVPSYEFHPIRPIGSSSPKSNVDSSNVGAAARAWNSADSKNNTESSIRNYGSLDSTEAAKVIVEKDLSSVYSSLLSEIDHTVKKYADNLLHAMEGVSARLSQLETRSRQIDNSVDELKLSVGNNHGVTDGKLRQLENILRQVQDGVQVIRDKQEIMDVQLQLMKSQAPKVEQEAETHNATHKDSPQPTASAPLQSHQQFPPVALTQPPSTVPPPNAPPPPPQQNPPYQVQLQNQFPQNPIPSHPQSEAYYLPAGQAPENLSQQYQLPAPQQHQTPPPPPHQQYQSAPPPIYSQPPPPAQPQPPHSSVNPSQPQPLVGHHHEETSFVPSQNYPPPSIRQPPHPSSGAPPSQQLYAAPPNMFEPPPSRPGPGYSGVYPPSSVHGEPYPYSSSPGQYGSGSSMKPPQVNLPAMGQSGGSGYQQLPTARILPQALPTASAVSSGSSSPGTGIRVPIDDVVDKVTNMGFSRDQVRETVRRLTESGQAVDLNTVLDKLMNDGDVQPPRGWFGR; this is encoded by the exons ATGGATAAACAGATCATGGATCTATCCAATTCACAGAACAACAATAGTGACTTCATCGATCTCGTTAACCCTCAAGTGGACCATCACATTAGCGGCGATCCAAAGAAAGAAGATATTGTTCCCAGTTACGAATTTCATCCAATTCGCCCAATTGGATCGTCATCGCCCAAGTCTAACGTTGATTCTAGTAATGTTGGGGCTGCAGCTAGGGCTTGGAATTCTGCTGATTCTAAAAACAATACTGAGAGTAGCATCAGA AATTATGGTTCTCTTGATTCGACTGAAGCTGCCAAAGTTATTGTGGAGAAAGATTTGAGCAGTGTTTATTCATCTTTGTTATCGGAAATTGATCACACAGTTAAGAAGTATGCCGATAATCTTCTGCATGCAATGGAGGGAGTTAGTGCTCGGCTATCACAATTAGAAACTAGAAGTCGCCAGATTGATAACTCTGTTGATGAACTTAAGTTGTCTGTTGGTAACAACCATGGAGTCACTGATGGAAAATTGAGACAGTTGGAAAATATACTTAGACAG GTGCAAGATGGTGTTCAGGTGATAAGAGATAAACAGGAAATAATGGATGTTCAGCTGCAGCTCATGAAATCGCAAGCTCCAAAGGTTGAGCAGGAAGCAGAAACCCACAATGCTACACATAAGGATTCACCCCAACCTACAGCATCTGCTCCTCTTCAATCCCACCAGCAATTTCCTCCTGTTGCTCTTACACAACCACCTTCTACCGTACCTCCTCCAAATGCTCCTCCGCCCCCTCCTCAACAGAATCCGCCATACCAAGTTCAACTTCAGAACCAGTTTCCTCAGAATCCAATTCCCTCCCATCCTCAGTCAGAAGCTTATTATCTCCCAGCTGGTCAAGCACCGGAAAACTTAAGTCAGCAGTACCAACTGCCTGCACCACAGCAGCATCAGACTCCTCCACCACCTCCACATCAACAATATCAGTCTGCCCCTCCGCCAATATACTCTCAGCCACCTCCACCTGCTCAACCACAACCCCCTCATTCCTCTGTCAATCCCTCGCAACCTCAACCTCTAGTAGGCCATCATCATGAAGAGACATCTTTTGTACCATCCCAGAATTATCCACCACCAAGCATCCGCCAACCTCCTCATCCATCAAGTGGGGCCCCTCCATCCCAGCAGTTATATGCAGCTCCCCCTAATATGTTTGAGCCCCCACCTAGCAGACCTGGTCCCGGATATTCTGGTGTATATCCACCATCCTCTGTGCATGGAGAACCTTATCCTTATAGCAGTTCCCCAGGTCAGTATGGCAGTGGCTCCTCAATGAAACCACCACAAGTTAACTTACCTGCAATGGGCCAGAGTGGTGGAAGTGGCTATCAGCAGCTCCCCACTGCAAGGATATTACCTCAAGCACTACCTACGGCTTCTGCTGTTAGTAGTGGGTCTAGTTCTCCCGGTACTGGTATTAGGGTTCCTATTGATGATGTTGTTGACAAAGTGACGAACATGGGATTTTCAAGAGACCAAGTAAGGGAAACAGTGCGGAGGTTGACTGAGAGTGGACAGGCTGTCGATTTGAATACGGTGTTGGACAAGTTGATGAATGATGGAGACGTCCAGCCACCACGAGGCTGGTTTGGTCGGTAG